The Malus domestica chromosome 17, GDT2T_hap1 genome contains the following window.
CTTCATACCTCAGTGGCGTGTCTAAATCTATCCCGCTTCCTCTCACACCAACTACTACTCCCGATTCAGCTACTCCAAAAAGGGGTTCCATATCTTCCATTTCACCCAAGCCTTCGATTGCCATGACCTCAAACCGTTCTGTGATAAAGTAAGTATCTCTCAGTGCACTCTCAGCTGCTCGCTTTAGTTCCCTGACTGTTGCATGCAGTGGCAAAACTACTACTTCACCAGGCGGCAGCTCCCTTTTGAATACGAATTCCATATCAGTCAAGAGTTGGCAAAAGATTGTCAACGACTGCTCTTCATCATCCCTGTGTGAACATTCCTTCACAAAGTGCTTGGCGCCCAATAGTCTTTGAGTAGCCAAAACCATTTGCTCTGATTCCGGGTATTCCAACAGCACGTGCTCATATAGATAAAGCACATCATTGTACACATCAACTCCAGGAACTAGAGTTGCTGATTGAAACGACTGAGCGGGCTCCGAGACCTTAACCCCATCTGCAAGA
Protein-coding sequences here:
- the LOC103405828 gene encoding PHD finger protein MALE MEIOCYTE DEATH 1-like; protein product: MTRQDVRDAARSHIGDTGLLDYVLKSMNNVIVGNHIVCRAVNPATRVLEYTIHDLADGVKVSEPAQSFQSATLVPGVDVYNDVLYLYEHVLLEYPESEQMVLATQRLLGAKHFVKECSHRDDEEQSLTIFCQLLTDMEFVFKRELPPGEVVVLPLHATVRELKRAAESALRDTYFITERFEVMAIEGLGEMEDMEPLFGVAESGVVVGVRGSGIDLDTPLRYEGGSDIWIVSCDCGATDDDGERMVACDLCEVWQHTRCRGIEDADTVPPVFFCSACCALLASPTYFP